Part of the Zea mays cultivar B73 chromosome 4, Zm-B73-REFERENCE-NAM-5.0, whole genome shotgun sequence genome is shown below.
TATCAAATTCTGATAATCGAAGATCTTATACTGTTAACAACACAAAGTATAGGGCACAGAAAATTTGCTTTCACTGGCAAAGCTGCCATTGTCTAGATAATCAAATGATTTACATCTTCCATCAAATGGCCATACTCAAGATAAAATTTTCACTATAAGACCTAGCACGACATCAACATTCCATGTTTAACTTTCGCAGTAACAGCTAGGCAACTGTTTAACAGAGCACGTGTTTCACCAAATATGTTGGCATAAAATGATTGCGATGCTAAAAGTTAATCTGAGACTCAGTGTGCTTATCGTAGAATTATGAACATAGACTGAACCATTATTACATAAATAAAGTTACTTAATTTAAGTTTTCACCATTGACATTATTGTACAAGAAAGAACTATTTAAACATGAGACAAGATGAGATTTGTGTTAGCTAGCGGAATCTCACAATTCTGATGCCAAGTGTCTGCAAACTGCAATAATCTATAAGTATCTATATTAACAATCAAGGATTGTCAGTGCCATTTATTTTTATGAAGACAGATCAGTGGACCATGATTTTGTGGCCAATATGCCATATATGTCCTCATGTCTGAGTATGTTACAATGTTGTACACATCAGCATGTAATGTAAGTAGGCCTGGTGTGTCCAGCATTGCTTTTGCAGTAAGAACAAAGTCAACAATGACAAATCAGCAGTATAAATATTTGATTATTTCACAAATTGACAAAAAACAACATACTGATCTAGTCCTCATCTTCATCAGAAATGAGTATAACAGGACCCTTGACCCTGCTATCACTATGTCCAATAAGTTCCTGAGAAGCCTTTGCAAGGAACTCTTCTGCAGCAGCACGAACAGACTTCTTTTCTACTGAAGGTTCAGGCTTTCTCTTCTGCCCAGACCAACTCCGCCTTTCTCCTCTACTTATTTCATGCATGCTCCTCTTCTGATCTGAATAAAAGAATCTCATTTCCATGCCATAATAATCAAGAATCCACATAAACTTAATGTCCAAGTATGTACCGGATGTCAGATGGGAAAGTGAGTGTCCAATGAACCTTGCTGCTGCTTGTGTATTTAGTGTAGTAGAAGGGCGAAGTGGTGCTGCAATTTAGTTCAGGTAGTAACTGAGTACCAGCATTACATATTTCAGATAAAAAAGAAATGAATAAGCGTGAAATACAGAGTAAAGTACCTTTGTCCCAGTTCTCAAATTGATTTAACTTCTCCTGCATTAGGCTTAACCTTTCCTGGAAAGAAATGAATCAGAACTCAGGAAACAAAACTTCCAGTTGGAatggaaaaccctaaccctaatcagggttgggtgtagtattaatagacttaggtaattgggcctggcccattacaaAGGGTTGAGATAGTAATTACATGGGGaagaccccaaaccctagacaggtaatctaacacccccccgcagtcacaactctatcctgtacagatgttgagactggatcgaaagtctgaaaagacactcgacggtaaccccttggtgaagatgtcggcgaactgtagcgtggtggggacgctgagaacccgaacgtcaccggcagcgacacgctcgcggacgaagtgcaggtcgatctccacatgtttcgtgcgctgatgctgcacggggttggtggagaggtagaccgcgctgacgttgtcgcagtagacgagggtggcgcgctggaggggactgtggagctcgtggaggagctggcgcagccaggaggcctctgccacgccgttggccacggcacggtactcggcctcagcgctggagcgagagacgacaggctgacgcttggcggcccaagagacgaggttggcgcccaggaacacggcgtaacctgaggtggaccgacgcgtgtcgggacagccagcccagtcagcgtcggtgtagaccacgagctccgacgtcggggatggtcggagaaggaggccgtagtcgagggagccgcggaggtagcgcagaatccgcttgagcgcggtgagatggggctcccgcggagtgtgcatatgcaggcacacctgctggacggcgtatgagatgtcgggcctggagaaggtgaggtactggagcgcgccggtcaggctccggtaggacgtcgcatcggcgaccggaggcccgtcgtcctcagagagcttcgcctgagtgtcgacaggcgtggagcagggcttgcagtcagacatgccagcccgctccaggatgtcgatggcgtactggcgctggtggaggaagagaccctggggccggcgctcggcggtgatgccgaggaagtggtgtaggggccccaggtccttcatcgcgaactcccgctgaagggcgacgatcgtgcggtgaagaaggtcggcggtggatgccgtgagcacaatgtcgtcgacgtagagcaggaggtagacggtgtcgtcgccgcgccggtagatgaacagggacgtgtccgacttggcctcaacgaagccgatggaggccaggtaggaggcgaagcgactgtaccatgccCGTGGCGCCTGAGCGCCCGCCACGACACCGTCCGCGCgttgcctgcttgaggccgtacagggaccggttcagccgacagaccagatccggacggtcagcgtcgacgaagccggtgggctggctgcagtagacagtctccgacagagtgccatggaggaaggcattcttgacatcgagctgatggatcgcccagtcgcgggagagggcgagggagaggacggcgcgaacagtggcgaacttgacgacggggctgaaggtctcgtcgtagtccactccggggcgctgagtgaagccccgaaggacccaacgggccttgtagcggtcgagggagccatccgaggtcagcttgtggcgaaatagccacttgccggtgaccacgttggtgcctggcggacacggcaccaggtcccaggtgtggttggccaagagggccgcgtactcctcctccatagcacgacgccaatgtgggtcggcgagggcagtgcgaacggaggagggcaccggggaagcgtcgggtggagtgctggacgtatcagctgccaggatcagccggtcAACGGGGCGAAGAACGCCGGCGGCGcgtcgagtcaccatcgggtggacgtgtccggggtcgcggtggatggcgaccgggtggtatacggaCGGCTCGGAGTGGACCGCCGGAACGTCGAGAGCGGCGGGTGTGGTcggctcgcggcggtgatagacgacggcggggtcggcgaagcgggtCGCGCGTgtcgacgggcccgagtcggggggcgctgaggtagtggcgtggccgcggcggtggtagacgagcgtggggttggcgaagcgagccggggtcgacggggccgcgcgtggcgcaggcaggatcgacggggccgcgcgtggcgcaggcgtggtcgacggggtcgtgcgtggcgcaggcggggtcgacggggccgcgcgtggcgcaggcggggtcgacagggccgcgcgtggcgcaggcaggatcgacggggccgcgcgtggcacaGGCATGAGCGacgtggccgcgcgtggcgcgggcGGGGTCGACGGCGCCGCTCGTGGCGCGGAAATGGGCGCAAGCTGTGGCGTCGTGGCTGTgcgaggagcaggtaacggcgcaagacggggCGCCGGGGGTGGGGGGGAACCGggtcggactcgaggagggagtcaagatcggtgggtggggtggagcctgcaaggggaaacacatcttcgtcaaagacgacgtgacgagagatgatgatgcggtgggaggtgaggtccaggcaccgataccccttgtggtcaggggagtagccgaggaagaggcagcgagtggagcgaggagagagcttgttaggggcggtagcggaaatgttagggtagcaggcacagccgaacacgcgcaggtggtcgtaggaaggtgttgtgccgtacagggcgaagtgaggtgtagggtggctcaccgccttcgagggaagacggttgaggagatgcgtggcggtatgaagggcctctgcccagtaggtggcagggagagacgcctgaaagagaaggcagcggatcatgttggtggtggtgcgaatcatgcgctcggcccgaccgttctgagcagaggtgtagggacacgagagacgcaactggacgccgtgagtgaggaagaaagatcgggaggcgttgttgtcgaactcgcggccattgtcgcactgcagggcacggaccgggcgccggaactgggtggatacccaggcgaaaaagtgagtgagggtggtaaacgtgtcggacttcagccgaagggggaaagtccaaaggaaatgggagtagtcatccagaatgaccaggtagtatttgtagccggagaggctaaggataggagatgtccagagatcacagtggacaagatcaaaggcctgaacagccctggacgtggaagtagaaaaaggaagacgggagtgacggccgagctgacaagcatgacagaggcgctcagaagagccccgagtatatgatatgtcggagtggccggaaagctgggacatgacgtcaggtccagggtgcccgaggcgacggtgccaaatggcggaggaggtggtggtagtagcaagagcatgTGATGTGGTGGTAGTAGTAAGTACAGGAGATGAGGTTACTCTGGTGTGGGGagtggagggcaagtgaagagagtagagggggccggagctgtcacagcgagcgagcacagcatgtgtgggaaggtggcgaatggtgaggccccaggggtcgaactccatagagcactggttgtcactagtgaagcgacgaaccgagaggaggggatgagttagtccgggagcaacaaggacgtcgttaaggcagaatggtcctggaagagccgatgtacctactgaggtgaccgggagggtggaaccgttgccgacgacgatggaggtaggatgtgaggggtggggtggatgggagtggagtaacgaactagtggtgggggtagtgtggaaggaggcccCGGAGTCAACCACCCAATCGGTGGTGGTTCGGGGAGGTGGTGTTGGCGAAGGTACGGTGTGAGTGGAGAGGGCCAAAGAAGGTGCCCCGAGGGAGGCACTAGGAAGGGAGGGAGATGACACGGGCTCAACCGCTAGGGAGGCGATCGCAGCACGTGGGAAGACAAGCGGACCAGGGACGTGACGGCCGGCCTGAGGGTGGACCTCGACGCAATCCCGAAGAATAGGGTTCCAGACTGAATCGAAGGACACGAACGTGCCCCGGATGAGCGGACCGTCATGGAGGATGACACGCACAGTCACGAGAGCGGCGGGCGAGGTAAAGCTCATGGATGGCGGGGGTGACGCCATGGAGCCGGTGTGGGAGGAGATGACACTGGTAGGAGAAGCGCAGCTGCGCGAGTAGTGATGGGAGTCGTCAagaagggcgcgcgcagccgctagGATCAGGTCGGGCGGCGAGGCAGGGAGCCGCGGCGGGGAGCgcaagggcgcgcgcagccgctagGAACGGGTCGGGCGGCGAGGCAGGGAGCCGCGGCGGGGAGCGCACGCGGCAGGGAGAAGGGCGGCTGGGGACTAGCGCCCGACGGAGAAGACCGGCAGAGAGGGCGCGCGGCGCCGGGGTTGGAGGAAGAAGGCGAGGCCAGCAGCAGCGTGGCCAAGCAGAGGAGGAGACGTGCGAGCCACGTGGTCCGGTGCCGGGCGCCTGGGCGCGGCTCAGGACATGGCTGGACGCGCGGTTCCGGGCGTCCTGGGCGACGCGACAAGACGGGGCAGAGAGGGCGCGGCCGGCAGGCCGCAGGGCGCCGGGGGCGCGGTGGGGAAGGGGCGCGCTCGGCGGGCGGGGACGGCTGGCGGCCGAGCGCACAGGCGCGGCGCGAGCGACGGTCAGCCGCCGGGACGGCACGAGCAGGCAACGCGCGGACGGTGTCGTGGCGGGCGCTCGGCCGCGGTCCACGACCGGGCGCGTCGGGGCGTGACGCGCGACGAGCAGGTGGCGGCGGCCGGCTAGCAGAGGTGCAGAGCGCGGCGGCCGCAGGAGCTCCTGGCGGGCGCAGCCGAGGAGGGTGGAGCCGCGCGCCGCCGGTGGGAGAGCCGGGCGGAGGCGGCTGCTGGGAGGCCGCCGGCTGGGAGGGGGGAGCAACCTGGCGGCTGTGGGGAAGCAGCCCGGCGGCTGTGGGTGGGAGGGAAGAGAAACTGGCTCTGGTACCAAGTTGGAatggaaaaccctaaccctaatcagggttgggtgtagtattaatagacttaggtaattgggcctggcccattacaaAGGGTTGAGATAGTAATTACATGGGGaagaccccaaaccctagacAGGTAATCTAACACTTCCAACTGCAGAGCCAAACTAGCTGGCAAATCAAACATTGCATTTTCACTTCAAGTAGTGGCCACATAGACTCCACAAAAGAGTCACAAACATCAAAAGTTTCTCCCAGCTCAAGTAGCAGAATAGCTGGAAAGGTATGAAGATTGAATTCACATGGCTATGTACGACTCTCCATTTAAGGATAACAAAGTATCAAACCTTTTTATAACATATAACTTCGAACAGAATAGCTGTCAAATACGAAGACTGTTTTTTTCAGTTCATGCTGCATCAATAGAACTCTTCATTAATGAACTATTATTGTTAAAAAACTATTCTTCTTAAATTGAAGTTCCAACATAATTAGAACAAGTGTGACAGATAATCATAGAATTTTCTATGTAAGATGACCCCATAAAGAATCCCAACTCAGCCACACAAATCCTTCCCCAAAATAGCCTCTGCCAAAACAGCAACAGCAGTACACCACAACATGTCAAAGGTGATATTACAAACCTACAAGCTCTGTTCTGACCTAAAAGAAACCTACAGTAAATCCATGTGCATATTTTCAAAGGCCCATGCCAAACCTCTCTATCTTCATGCTCAATACTCCCAGACAATATTACAAAAAAATATACTGTCATATTGTTTTGGTCAATTAATAACATCAAAACAATCCCCTACTCCAAGGGCATCTGAAAGATACACTGAAAGATCCAGGATTTAGAGCTAAGAGGAGCTTACAAACTCCTTTCTGATGGGGTGCTCGTCAGGGTCAACTCCCGAACACCTTAAACGAACTGCAAAAATCCCGTAAAAAGAGAATAATCAGAAAAAAAAAACCTAAGCTTATGCAACGAGAAGGAGAAGCGCCGGAAGTGCGGTGCCTACCTCCGAGAAGGGAGGTCGCGGCCTGCGCCAAGGCAAGGAAAGCGCGCGCCCGGAGAAGGGGTGGGAGCTCGGCCACGGCGTCGgggtccgccgccgccgccgcgagcAGATGGGAGAGATGGTCCCCTACGGATTCGGTATATCCGAGCGTCTCCTCGGCAGCTGAGACCACAGACGACGGAACTGCCGAGGCGGTGTCGGAGGCCATGGTTCTGGTGGACGAAGACGGCGGCGAGGAATTCAGGGTGGTGGGTCCTCTGAGTGAACAGTAATAAAGGTTCTCTTATTTCAGATTTGGGATCAATTCGCATGCATCTCTAGGCTCTGGAGGTTCACCAAATCGGTTACTTCCAAAAAGCGGTAGATAATATCCGATTAATCGCGATAAATCGAGAGAAACAGATAGAAACCGACTAAATTCACATCAAGACCAATTTTTGATTTGAAACGGCTCGAAATTGATTAATCGACCGATAAGACCGATAAATTTGTCATTAATCGGTCATTGAATCGATAAATCGATAGAAATCGACCAAATTCACATCCAAACCAATTTTTGAATTGAAACGACACGAAACTAATTAATCGACTGATAAGACCAATAATTCAGTCAATGAATTAATAAATCGACaacactgtcggcgtttcggacccgcggggACGGTCAACtgaccagtaaatttgttgctgcgtgtccctgcccagatgggttgatacaagatggaacacaagagaagaaatgatgcttatgttatctcgcaccggggtgctcgtagtaggggttacaagcgttgcgagggAGCGAGggtgagagcgagagagagacagAGCCCCTGCGTGCGTCCGTCTCTGCCCGTCTCGTTTGCCCCGCTTAGACGTGTGTTAACGTGAACGTCAACCCCCCGTCGTCCCTCGTCGACCTGCCTTAGGAAGACCCTGAACATCTCCTTTTATAGACACAAGTAGATGCCCAGctatacaatggggtgtagctttGTGCTATCGTGGTtgtcggagaagcgccttgagccctgtagacgggctaacgtggccgtcggagaagcaccttgagccctgtagaagcacagctgtcgggcggcatggatcctgatgacgttgtcttgcttccgtagggagtTTGAGAGCAACcggcgtcatgggcgcacgcggggaaccatcattacctgttaccggagtaaccttagatgggacaccggtcttgttccttcatagcctgaggcagctagctaggagtagggtaatgatgtatcccctgtagcgtagtcggtccgaggcccaggtcgggcgaggcggagacttctcccgaggccgaggctgggctcaggcgaggttgtgactcttcccaaggccgaggccgaggcctggggtcgggcgaggcagagatcttccgaggccgaggcctgaggtcgggcgaggcggagctccctgttgcgcccgagaccgaactcgtgggagatcgtgactcagttttatcctggtggttggcacggtagccggagcggggcgaacagcgctattttcctgtcagatcggtcagtaaaggggcgaagtgactgcggtcacttcgaccttgccgactgaggcacgcgtgtcaggataaggtgtcaggcgatccccgcattaaatgcgcatgcgatacggtcggctggtaaggcgatttggccaaggtcgctgcacgacaaagtctgcccgggttgggcttcgggcgagccgagggtgcttctgccgactgaggggaccctcgggcgaggcgtgaatctgtccgagactactgttcctgcccgaggctgggctcggatgaggttgtGTCCCTCGGTagacgtggccttgacttgaaccgtgctttatcagccgtgtatggtttgttctggAGATGTTTTCCAGTCGGATTAAGGAGCATCAGGGGtagccctaattacggtacccgacagtagcccccgagcctccaagggagtgcgggcactcgcttggaggttctgccggatttttgcaaggggaccggctctTCTCGGTTATAttctgttctggtgggtgcgcgcgagcgcatccgccgggtgtagcccccgaggcctcggaggagtggtttgactcctctgaggtcttaattctttttgcgatgcctcggtcggccttgttgttccctcatgcggtcgggccgtagcccgggtgcatggtcaggtttcgagttttcacgctggtttgttgatgtggtcaacggttcggccgtagcctggtgcgagagcagcccccaagcctctgcacGAAGCGAGagaacgatcaaggaccgtctcgacttttattgtatgccccttcgtcgcctttccgcaaggaggaaggggggaaaagcgccatgttaccctcggagggcaccgaacatggtgtttccggtgagttgctagcgggtgatccgagtggacgcccgagccccgttcgataagggtcggctagtggcccagaggcgcgctccaaaagtacctgctggtgatttgccggacccgaacccattcgatagggtccgagggctcgatgcctccctccggtgggattccgttataaatcgttcctgctggtctcggaaatgtcctagggtacctcgggagcgtagcccgagcctcggccatgtaacggacgtacccagggtcatccctgactctgcgtgctctggggcggctgtcgatcccttccgaggggccagccttcgaacccctgatcagtaaagggcacagagcccgagtgctctggggcggttgccgaaccccggagggcgcaaccttcgaacccctgatcagtaggagggctcggggcccgtttccttcgctgggaaggATCATTTTTCGAAatacccctttcctggtccctgtggcaagagagagagagagggaaagaaaaaggACATTAATTTTAATAAGGcgacgc
Proteins encoded:
- the LOC100277089 gene encoding uncharacterized LOC100277089, whose amino-acid sequence is MASDTASAVPSSVVSAAEETLGYTESVGDHLSHLLAAAAADPDAVAELPPLLRARAFLALAQAATSLLGVRLRCSGVDPDEHPIRKEFERLSLMQEKLNQFENWDKAPLRPSTTLNTQAAARFIGHSLSHLTSDQKRSMHEISRGERRSWSGQKRKPEPSVEKKSVRAAAEEFLAKASQELIGHSDSRVKGPVILISDEDED